One Molothrus aeneus isolate 106 chromosome 6, BPBGC_Maene_1.0, whole genome shotgun sequence genomic window carries:
- the NAP1L4 gene encoding nucleosome assembly protein 1-like 4 isoform X2, producing MADNSKTEDTASESLEAAKNASNKKEKLADQVMQNPQVLAALQERLDNTSVTPSSYIETFPKAVIRRIDALKKLQVKCAHIEAKFYEEVHDLERKYAALYQPLFDKRREFINGEAEPTDAEAEWHSENEDEEKLAGDLKNAVVIDEKAEETNVKGIPDFWFTIFRNVDMLSELVQEYDEPILKHLQDIKVKFSEPGQPMSFSLEFHFGPNDYFSNSVLTKTYKMKSEPDKTDPFSFEGPEIVDCEGCTIDWKKGKNVTVKTIKKKQKHKGRGTVRTITKQVPNDSFFNFFSPIKVSGDGESLDEDSEFTLAADFEIGHFFRERIVPRAVLYFTGEAIEDDDNFEEDEEGEEEELEGEEEGEEEEDAETDPKV from the exons ATGGCAGATAACAG TAAAACAGAAGATACTGCTTCAGAGTCTCTGGAGGCTGCTAAAAATGCAAGCAACAAAAAAG AAAAGCTGGCAGACCAAGTGATGCAAAATCCACAGGTCCTGGCAGCTCTTCAGGAGCGTCTTGACAATACATCAGTTACTCCTTCCAGTTACATTGAAAC ctTTCCAAAAGCAGTGATAAGAAGAATTGATGCCTTGAAAAAGCTCCAGGTGAAATGTGCCCATATAGAAGCTAAATTCTATGAAGAAGTGCACGACTTAGAGAGAAAATACGCAGCACTCTATCAACCTCTTTTTGATAAG AGAAGAGAGTTTATTAATGGGGAAGCTGAACCCACAGATGCAGAGGCAGAATGGCACAGTGAAAATGAGGATGAAGAAAAACTGGCT GGAGACCTGAAAAATGCAGTGGTAATagatgaaaaagcagaagagacaAATGTCAAAGGAATTCCAGACTTCTGGTTTACTATCTTTAGGAATGTAGATATGCTAAGTGAATTAGTACAA GAATATGATGAACCTATCTTGAAACATCTGCAGGATATTAAAGTTAAGTTTTCCGAACCAGGACAGCCTATG TCTTTCTCATTAGAGTTCCACTTTGGGCCCAATGACTACTTTTCTAATTCAGTCCTGACAAAAACATACAAGATGAAGTCGGAGCCAGACAAGACAGATCCCTTTTCATTTGAAGGACCTGAAATAGTTGATTGTGAGGG GTGTACCATTGactggaagaaaggaaaaaatgttacagTTAAAACAAtcaagaagaaacagaaacacaagGGCCGAGGCACAGTTCGGACAATTACTAAACAAGTACCTAACGATtcattttttaacttcttcagCCCAATAAAGG tatCTGGTGATGGAGAGTCACTG GATGAAGACTCAGAATTCACATTAGCAGCAGATTTTGAAATTGGACATTTCTTCCGTGAAAGGATAGTCCCTCGTGCTGTGCTGTACTTCACCGGGGAAGCGATAGAGGATGATGATAAT tttgaagaagatgaagaaggtgAAGAGGAG GAGTtggagggggaagaggagggagaagaggaggaagatgcAGAGACTGATCCTAAG gTGTAA
- the NAP1L4 gene encoding nucleosome assembly protein 1-like 4 isoform X1: protein MADNSKTEDTASESLEAAKNASNKKEKLADQVMQNPQVLAALQERLDNTSVTPSSYIETFPKAVIRRIDALKKLQVKCAHIEAKFYEEVHDLERKYAALYQPLFDKRREFINGEAEPTDAEAEWHSENEDEEKLAGDLKNAVVIDEKAEETNVKGIPDFWFTIFRNVDMLSELVQEYDEPILKHLQDIKVKFSEPGQPMSFSLEFHFGPNDYFSNSVLTKTYKMKSEPDKTDPFSFEGPEIVDCEGCTIDWKKGKNVTVKTIKKKQKHKGRGTVRTITKQVPNDSFFNFFSPIKVSGDGESLDEDSEFTLAADFEIGHFFRERIVPRAVLYFTGEAIEDDDNFEEDEEGEEEELEGEEEGEEEEDAETDPKKESSQPAECKQQ, encoded by the exons ATGGCAGATAACAG TAAAACAGAAGATACTGCTTCAGAGTCTCTGGAGGCTGCTAAAAATGCAAGCAACAAAAAAG AAAAGCTGGCAGACCAAGTGATGCAAAATCCACAGGTCCTGGCAGCTCTTCAGGAGCGTCTTGACAATACATCAGTTACTCCTTCCAGTTACATTGAAAC ctTTCCAAAAGCAGTGATAAGAAGAATTGATGCCTTGAAAAAGCTCCAGGTGAAATGTGCCCATATAGAAGCTAAATTCTATGAAGAAGTGCACGACTTAGAGAGAAAATACGCAGCACTCTATCAACCTCTTTTTGATAAG AGAAGAGAGTTTATTAATGGGGAAGCTGAACCCACAGATGCAGAGGCAGAATGGCACAGTGAAAATGAGGATGAAGAAAAACTGGCT GGAGACCTGAAAAATGCAGTGGTAATagatgaaaaagcagaagagacaAATGTCAAAGGAATTCCAGACTTCTGGTTTACTATCTTTAGGAATGTAGATATGCTAAGTGAATTAGTACAA GAATATGATGAACCTATCTTGAAACATCTGCAGGATATTAAAGTTAAGTTTTCCGAACCAGGACAGCCTATG TCTTTCTCATTAGAGTTCCACTTTGGGCCCAATGACTACTTTTCTAATTCAGTCCTGACAAAAACATACAAGATGAAGTCGGAGCCAGACAAGACAGATCCCTTTTCATTTGAAGGACCTGAAATAGTTGATTGTGAGGG GTGTACCATTGactggaagaaaggaaaaaatgttacagTTAAAACAAtcaagaagaaacagaaacacaagGGCCGAGGCACAGTTCGGACAATTACTAAACAAGTACCTAACGATtcattttttaacttcttcagCCCAATAAAGG tatCTGGTGATGGAGAGTCACTG GATGAAGACTCAGAATTCACATTAGCAGCAGATTTTGAAATTGGACATTTCTTCCGTGAAAGGATAGTCCCTCGTGCTGTGCTGTACTTCACCGGGGAAGCGATAGAGGATGATGATAAT tttgaagaagatgaagaaggtgAAGAGGAG GAGTtggagggggaagaggagggagaagaggaggaagatgcAGAGACTGATCCTAAG